From the Winogradskyella forsetii genome, the window TTGATATTAATTGGGAACTGGGTGGAATTCGTCACGAATGGAATAGTTTTCTAGGTAAAGTTAGATTTAAGGTTTGGGGATATAAACGTGAAATCAGAAAAAAATTAAGGAGAGTTTAATGAACATAAGTTTTGACCTTGATAGCACATTAATTCCAAACGGAAAGGAATTTGAAACTGAAAAGAGAAGCGGAATTGCAAAACTGTTTGGAATTGAGGAAATTCGGAAAGGCACTCGTGAATTGATTTCTCATTTACAAAATCACGGTCACAAAATTCATATTTATACTACATTGGAATGTCTAGTTTAGCTGGGACGAATTTTTACGGTCATAAATTATATATTTGAATTATGGCAAAAAGATATGACAATGAATTAAAGGTTACAATAGTAGAACTATTGCAATCAGGAATGAAAGCAAAACAAATAAGTGAGGATTATGGTGTTGCTACCAGCCTTATAAGTCGCTGGAAAAAGGATTACGAGGCTAAATCTGGAGACTTTTCCAAGAAAAGAGAACTTACTATGGAAGAGCAAGAACTTAAATCGTTACGTAAAGAATTACGAGATGTAAAAATGGAGCGTGATATCTTAAAAAAGGCAGTAAGCATCTTTTCCAAGAGCGACCACTAAAATATCAATTCATTTTATCAAATGAATCAGATTTTGTGGTTGAGAAGATGTGTAAATGTATGCATGTCAGTAAAAACGCATATTACAATTGGCGTAAGAATAGGGATTTAGTAAGGACTAAAGACTCTGTAATATTACTAAAGGAAAGGATTAGAGCTATTTTTGAAGATAGTAAAGAGATTTATGGAAGCTGTAGAATACAGAAAATGTTAGAACGAGAAAACTTGAATTATTGCCGTTCCTATATTGCAATATTGATGAAAGAAATGGGGTTAAAAAGTGTTTTAAAAAGAAAGTTTGTAAATACAACAGATTCCAAGCATAACTTTCCATTGGCTAAAAATGAGCTAGATAGAGAATTTTCAAGTTCAACAATAGGAGAAAAATGGGTGTCTGACATCACTTACATTAGAGTAAATGACAACTGGAATTATCTAACAACTATTATAGATTTAGCAGACAGAAAGGTTGTAGGATGGGCGTTAAGCGAAGATATGACTGTACAGAATACGGTGTTAAAAGCTTGGATTCATGCCAGAAGAAATCGAACTATTTCAAATAATTTCATATTTCATTCCGATAGAGGCGTTCAGTATGCAGCCAATACAATGACAAGTATTTTTTCTTTCAATAGCAATATAACACAATCCATGAGTAGAAAAGGGAACTGTTGGGATAATGCAGTAGCAGAAAGCTTTTTTAAGACCATTAAGCACGAATGGCTATATCGGTTTAAGTTTACGTCATACTTACAGTTATTTGACAAAATAAGCCAGTACATTACTTGGTATAATACTAAAAGAATTCATTCAAGCTTAGATTACTTAACACCACTTGAAATGGAACTTAAATTAAAACGAATTATTAACAATGCGGCCTAAAAAATTAGTCCCATTTTTATTAGGTAGTCCAACATCATTTAGAACTAAAAGAAAAATAAGATTGACTTTAAAATATTACGGAATAAAAGTCAACCGAATTGTAAACGAAAAAGAAAATCGAAAAGTTTTAAAATCTCGAAATATTAACTCATCCAAGTTTCCACCAGCATTTGATTTTGACTTACATATTGACGATTTAAAAGGTGTTGGAATTGAGAGTGAAAGATTAAATTTTAAAGCAATTATTGTTGAACCAACTGACAAAAATTGGATTGAAAAAATAAAAAACGGAATAAAAAACGTTGGGTAACACCGTGTATAATTCATTGCTAGTTATAGCCTACTTACGAAAGTCCTCGCGGACTTTCTATCTGTGATTTATTTGCTAACTTTAGTGCTTAAACACGCAACGAAATCATACACAAACACGTTGTACACCATTTGAGAAAGCATTTGTAATCATATTGACCTTTATCGGATTTTTGTCATTTGGACAAGAAACGGAACTGAATTCGATTGAAAAAAGCGAGTTGGACAGTATTTATGTCAGAGCATTAAATAGCAGATTTGACCTTTTACTTTCGAGCGGTTGGAAATATATTGAACTCAACGAAAATGGACAGCGGATTTCCAAACTGAACGTATCTGACCGATACAAGTTTTTGACCAATGAGGAATTAATTGACTTGTCAATAAAAGAAAAAAAGACAATTCGGGTTTTACGTCTGACTCACAAAATAATCGGAATTGACACAGTTGACGTGAATTTTGGAATTATAAATGTTACTGGAAAGCGTAAGATTCATTTTAACAATGGACTGAAATTTAAAAAAGCGGATTTTGCATTAGATTGTGGCGGAACAAATGGCTACGTTCCTGATATGAGATTTGTGTTTGACCAAAAGAAAAATAATTGGGAATTAATTGATGGAACGTATAAAATACCAGCTGAATAATATATGAGATATGTTATTAAAATTTGGTTATTTACAATAATCGTTTCGCCTCTTTTATTAGCATTAATATTAGGTGCTATTATAAATGATTCGAGTTTTACGAGCATATTAAATTCTTACGAAATAATATTTGTAATGATTATTGTCGGCTTTCTTTCGTCAATTCCTGCAATGGTATTATTTTGGTTAATTAAAAGGTTTTTGAAAAATAAATACTCAACCCTAAACGAGAAGATTATATTATCAATTTACAGCTTTCTATCGGTTTGGATTACGTTTTTCATCGTAGATAGCGGATTTATTACAAGATGGTCTGAACAGACAATTTGGGTTTTGATATATTCGCTAACAATAGTGATAGGAGTTTGGATTTTTAAAAACAATAATAAAGAAATAACTGAATAAAAAACGGTGTACAACAATGGCTATAAGTAATTGCTTGTTCTAGCCTACTTCTGAAAATCCTCGCGGATTTTCAGTTTGGTGTGTACTTGCAAAGTTAACTGCTAACCCACGCAACTACT encodes:
- a CDS encoding IS3 family transposase (programmed frameshift), translated to MAKRYDNELKVTIVELLQSGMKAKQISEDYGVATSLISRWKKDYEAKSGDFSKKRELTMEEQELKSLRKELRDVKMERDNLKKGSKHLFQERPLKYQFILSNESDFVVEKMCKCMHVSKNAYYNWRKNRDLVRTKDSVILLKERIRAIFEDSKEIYGSCRIQKMLERENLNYCRSYIAILMKEMGLKSVLKRKFVNTTDSKHNFPLAKNELDREFSSSTIGEKWVSDITYIRVNDNWNYLTTIIDLADRKVVGWALSEDMTVQNTVLKAWIHARRNRTISNNFIFHSDRGVQYAANTMTSIFSFNSNITQSMSRKGNCWDNAVAESFFKTIKHEWLYRFKFTSYLQLFDKISQYITWYNTKRIHSSLDYLTPLEMELKLKRIINNAA
- a CDS encoding HAD family hydrolase translates to MNISFDLDSTLIPNGKEFETEKRSGIAKLFGIEEIRKGTRELISHLQNHGHKIHIYTTLECLV